Proteins from a genomic interval of Oceanispirochaeta crateris:
- a CDS encoding DNA adenine methylase, giving the protein MSILNDAYLKEQLITYIGNKRRLLPLIQKALSTDQGQGSIFLDLFAGSGVVSRLGRLMGFKVIANDWEEYSRVLAESHLRLNQQDIPRLFGSPASLRDLLYQINNLPPVSEEDSYMARYYAPSEMDIHKADYRKERLFYTRENAKRIDSIRNYIEQNFPSDSDAATLSIRNLLIGLLLCESSKHTNTSGVFKAFHKGFGGHGKDALSRILGLIQLPYPVLPKSCSAAEIYCKDAIELVRDQNLPMIDVAYLDPPYNQHQYGSNYHILNTIALWDKIAAPMILNEKGILVEKAAIRKDWVKTRSPYCSKKTATLAFSELMENLRARKILISYSNDGLIPFEQMMDICEKKGNINIISNEYTKFRGGRQSNNRVHNNIEFILSVDTEKSANSRSKSKIRRVLLIREISLLEKKLYSLHKLKPYGDFDENGCFVIRLQGNEAVLAVKWDMFITIVNDLTNWPKNKLERLLKILSSAACKTRSEELDRIFTILQVNEDEPNRKLLLEIPRRLRMLAHRKTRDEYYAHLKNLQSLSKTVDLSIIDRQIKQIKIQAEKRFKE; this is encoded by the coding sequence TTGAGCATATTGAACGATGCCTATCTAAAAGAACAGCTGATAACATACATTGGTAACAAAAGACGACTTCTGCCATTGATTCAGAAGGCTTTATCCACTGATCAAGGGCAAGGCAGTATTTTTCTGGATCTTTTTGCCGGTTCCGGCGTGGTCTCCCGTCTGGGACGCCTCATGGGATTCAAAGTGATTGCCAATGACTGGGAGGAATATTCCAGAGTCCTCGCCGAGTCTCATCTCCGCTTGAATCAGCAGGATATTCCCCGTTTATTCGGCAGTCCTGCAAGCCTCAGAGACCTTCTATACCAGATTAACAATTTACCTCCTGTTTCTGAAGAAGATAGCTATATGGCCCGTTATTACGCTCCTTCGGAGATGGACATACACAAAGCGGATTATAGAAAAGAAAGACTCTTCTACACACGAGAGAACGCAAAAAGAATTGATTCTATCAGAAATTATATAGAACAGAATTTTCCAAGCGATTCTGATGCAGCGACTCTTTCAATCCGGAACCTTCTCATTGGTCTTCTCCTTTGTGAAAGCTCAAAACATACAAATACATCAGGTGTATTCAAGGCATTCCACAAAGGCTTTGGCGGGCATGGAAAAGATGCACTGTCGAGGATTTTAGGGCTGATACAGCTGCCTTATCCTGTACTCCCGAAGAGTTGCAGTGCTGCAGAAATATATTGTAAAGATGCCATTGAACTGGTAAGAGACCAAAACCTGCCCATGATCGACGTGGCCTACCTGGACCCGCCCTATAATCAGCATCAATATGGCAGCAATTACCACATACTGAATACCATAGCTCTCTGGGACAAAATTGCGGCTCCCATGATTCTCAATGAAAAGGGAATTCTGGTTGAAAAAGCGGCTATTCGAAAAGACTGGGTCAAAACAAGATCCCCCTATTGTTCTAAAAAAACAGCGACTCTGGCCTTCTCAGAACTGATGGAGAATTTAAGAGCCCGCAAGATTCTTATCAGCTATAGCAATGACGGCCTCATTCCCTTTGAACAGATGATGGATATCTGTGAAAAAAAAGGCAATATAAACATCATCAGCAATGAATACACAAAGTTCAGAGGGGGAAGGCAAAGTAACAACAGAGTTCACAACAATATTGAGTTTATCCTGTCTGTTGATACGGAAAAATCAGCAAATAGCCGATCTAAAAGTAAGATTAGACGGGTACTTCTCATAAGGGAAATTTCCTTACTTGAAAAAAAGCTTTACTCCCTTCATAAGCTCAAACCCTATGGTGATTTTGATGAAAATGGCTGTTTTGTAATAAGATTACAGGGAAATGAGGCCGTATTAGCAGTGAAATGGGATATGTTCATAACGATTGTCAATGATCTGACAAACTGGCCTAAAAACAAACTTGAGAGGCTTCTAAAAATTCTAAGCTCTGCAGCATGCAAGACCCGCAGTGAGGAATTGGACAGAATATTTACCATACTCCAAGTCAATGAAGATGAACCCAATCGTAAGCTTTTACTGGAAATCCCCAGGAGACTCAGGATGCTAGCTCATAGGAAAACCCGGGATGAATACTATGCCCATCTTAAAAATCTCCAGTCCCTGAGCAAAACAGTGGACCTAAGCATCATTGACAGACAGATCAAACAGATTAAAATACAAGCAGAAAAAAGATTTAAAGAGTAG
- a CDS encoding adenosylcobalamin-dependent ribonucleoside-diphosphate reductase: MSKFVWNQKLSEEIFAAKYMLHGEKSPEEVFRGISKEIASPELKENRKKVEEQFYEQLTSGKLIPAGRILANARPQSPMKNYNNCFTIDIEDSMTGIYDSLKEDAMISKMGGGVGFDISKLRPKGTTLSKGGQASGVISFLRIFDQSAKTIITGGHRRSAHIALLDISHPDIEEFITIKQGDRNKELTQFNISVKISDDFIKAVENDSDWNLVFDGVVYKTVKARYLYDLVAKNSYIHNEPGIFNQDLIEKYNNGYWAFKMDRVNPCGELVMPPYSLCCLSAVNLSKFVMNPFTDEAEFDFEGFIESVTIAIRFLDNVLDKTEYPLEKIETFSKQWRRIGLGFTALGDAFTMMKMKYGGSASLKLGEKIAKTLRDTSYNASADLAAEKGPFPACDIPKLLEANFIKELPEAILKKIAKTGMRNIQLNTVAPTGTTSLSVGQNCSSGIEPIFALQYDRSVRTGVEDETRTETVYDYAWMQYLDMRDDEEELGNAPDYFVTTMDIDPKKAIDMQAIFQKYIDHSISKTLNLPPGTSFEEYKDLYMYAYKQGLKGFTTFNPDGSMKGILEYSEKKESQSIKRVLAPERPVDLPCEIHQIKVKGNKYIILVGILNGSLYELFAIDDPEDHIDLKKYTEGIVRKAGKGRYDLHIESGPVTATMKDFTRTFDSPNGSLARFLSMALRHGTPLQFIIEQLSKDTNFEDFERALSRVLKRYIIDGEEVIAGENKCEECEGKLVFRDGCVTCPECGWSKCS; the protein is encoded by the coding sequence ATGAGTAAATTCGTATGGAATCAGAAATTAAGCGAAGAGATTTTCGCGGCTAAGTATATGCTCCATGGAGAAAAGAGTCCGGAAGAAGTATTCAGGGGGATTTCAAAAGAAATTGCATCCCCGGAGCTGAAGGAAAACAGAAAAAAAGTGGAAGAGCAGTTCTATGAGCAACTTACTAGCGGCAAACTGATTCCAGCGGGTCGGATACTGGCTAACGCCAGGCCCCAGAGCCCCATGAAGAATTACAACAATTGTTTCACCATCGATATAGAAGATTCCATGACTGGTATTTATGATTCGCTGAAAGAAGACGCCATGATCAGTAAGATGGGGGGGGGTGTCGGATTTGATATTTCTAAACTGAGACCTAAGGGAACCACTCTTTCAAAGGGAGGCCAAGCCTCGGGAGTCATTTCCTTTTTGAGGATATTTGATCAGTCTGCCAAGACGATTATCACCGGAGGTCACAGACGTTCTGCCCATATTGCCCTCTTGGACATTTCACACCCGGATATAGAGGAATTTATTACCATAAAACAGGGTGACAGAAATAAAGAGCTGACTCAGTTCAATATTTCCGTTAAAATTTCTGATGATTTTATCAAGGCTGTAGAGAATGACAGCGATTGGAATCTCGTTTTTGACGGAGTCGTCTATAAGACAGTCAAAGCACGATACCTCTATGATCTGGTTGCCAAAAACTCATACATTCACAATGAACCGGGGATATTCAACCAGGATCTCATAGAAAAGTATAACAATGGTTACTGGGCCTTTAAAATGGACAGAGTCAACCCCTGTGGAGAACTCGTGATGCCTCCTTATTCCCTGTGCTGTCTCTCGGCAGTCAACCTCTCAAAATTTGTCATGAATCCTTTCACTGATGAAGCAGAATTTGATTTTGAGGGATTCATAGAGTCGGTTACCATTGCCATTCGTTTTTTGGATAATGTCCTAGACAAAACAGAGTATCCCCTTGAAAAAATAGAAACCTTTTCCAAACAATGGAGAAGAATTGGTCTTGGTTTTACCGCTCTCGGTGATGCATTTACTATGATGAAGATGAAATACGGTGGCAGTGCTTCGTTAAAGCTGGGTGAAAAGATTGCGAAAACCCTAAGAGATACGTCCTACAATGCCAGTGCCGATCTGGCAGCCGAAAAAGGACCGTTTCCTGCCTGTGATATACCAAAACTATTGGAAGCCAATTTTATCAAAGAGCTACCTGAAGCCATCCTTAAAAAAATAGCTAAAACCGGAATGCGGAACATTCAGCTCAATACTGTGGCCCCAACGGGAACCACCTCCCTCTCTGTAGGACAGAACTGTTCTTCCGGTATAGAACCTATTTTCGCTCTTCAGTATGACCGAAGTGTCAGAACTGGAGTAGAAGACGAAACAAGAACTGAAACAGTCTATGACTATGCCTGGATGCAATATCTGGATATGCGAGATGATGAGGAAGAATTAGGAAATGCTCCCGATTATTTTGTGACAACCATGGATATAGATCCCAAAAAAGCCATTGATATGCAGGCAATATTTCAAAAATATATCGACCACAGCATCTCAAAGACCTTGAATCTTCCTCCGGGAACAAGTTTTGAAGAGTATAAAGACCTTTATATGTATGCCTATAAGCAGGGTTTGAAAGGGTTCACAACCTTCAATCCCGATGGAAGCATGAAGGGTATCCTTGAGTATTCAGAAAAAAAGGAGAGCCAGTCAATCAAGAGAGTCCTCGCTCCCGAAAGACCTGTTGATCTGCCCTGTGAAATCCACCAGATTAAGGTAAAAGGAAATAAATACATCATTCTTGTAGGAATTTTGAATGGTAGCCTGTATGAACTTTTTGCCATTGATGATCCAGAAGATCATATTGACCTTAAGAAATACACAGAAGGTATTGTCCGCAAAGCTGGTAAAGGAAGATACGATCTGCATATAGAATCCGGACCAGTTACGGCAACAATGAAGGACTTTACCAGAACATTTGATTCTCCTAACGGATCATTGGCCCGATTTTTATCCATGGCACTCCGTCATGGAACACCGCTGCAGTTTATTATTGAACAGCTTTCGAAGGATACTAATTTTGAAGACTTCGAAAGAGCCCTATCCAGGGTTCTAAAGCGGTATATAATAGATGGAGAAGAGGTCATTGCCGGTGAAAACAAATGTGAAGAGTGTGAAGGAAAACTGGTTTTCAGGGATGGATGCGTGACTTGCCCCGAATGCGGCTGGAGTAAATGTTCATAA
- the fusA gene encoding elongation factor G, whose protein sequence is MGIQKIRNIGIMAHIDAGKTTTTERILFYTGKSHRIGEVDDGSATMDWMEQEQNRGITIVSAATTCFWKDCQINIIDTPGHVDFTAEVERSLRVLDGAVAVFCAVGGVEPQSETVWRQADKYKVPRLAFINKMDRIGANFFEVVQEIEDKLKASPLPIQIPIGSESDYKGNIDLIKLKEIHWNPDDQGSTFELKEIRDDLKDLANKWRENLIDKLSAFSDEITNLYLEGLDIPEDLIMSVLRQETINQSILPVFVGSSLKNKGVQPVLDGIISYLPAPEDIKEIEALHVKKDETILLQRTVKENPSGLIFKIQQDKEAGSLCYVRVYSGEFKSGSPVMNANKRKRERINRLLRMHSNHHEQINSVSAGDIAVIVGMKMAQTGDTICSEGFPVILENLEFPEPVISVAIEPKTMSDQDKLRTVLDTLQKEDPTFKVSENEETGQLIISGMGELHLDVLVTRITDDYKVEAKVGKPQVSYRESITKTVTHNEVFNRVLAGKENDANITLKIEPLPRGEANKFTSTIPKNKLPANLVNAVERGVTNALQSGTLMGYATINVGVTLTDAIYNELTSSELAFETAGALGFDNACRKAAPVLLEPIMEVDIMCPPEYVGDVISQITQRGGMVNSMESRPAYELVKAQTPLVKMFGYTTSLRSQTQGRGTFSMEFSHFSAKSE, encoded by the coding sequence ATGGGAATCCAGAAAATACGAAATATAGGTATCATGGCTCACATCGATGCAGGAAAGACAACCACCACGGAGCGTATCCTTTTTTATACTGGGAAGAGTCATCGGATTGGTGAGGTTGATGATGGCAGTGCCACAATGGACTGGATGGAACAAGAGCAAAATCGGGGGATTACCATTGTTTCTGCCGCGACAACATGCTTCTGGAAGGATTGCCAGATCAATATTATTGATACTCCTGGTCATGTTGACTTTACCGCTGAGGTAGAGCGTTCTCTCCGTGTTCTAGATGGCGCTGTAGCGGTTTTTTGTGCCGTAGGAGGTGTTGAACCTCAGTCGGAAACAGTTTGGCGTCAGGCTGATAAATACAAGGTTCCCAGGCTGGCATTCATCAATAAGATGGATCGTATCGGAGCCAATTTCTTTGAGGTCGTCCAGGAAATTGAGGATAAGCTTAAGGCTTCTCCTCTTCCCATTCAGATTCCAATTGGATCAGAATCAGATTACAAAGGGAATATTGACCTTATTAAACTCAAAGAAATCCATTGGAACCCGGATGATCAGGGAAGTACTTTTGAGTTAAAGGAAATCCGTGATGACCTGAAGGATCTGGCCAATAAATGGCGCGAAAATCTCATCGATAAACTTTCCGCATTCTCTGATGAAATAACAAACCTTTATCTTGAAGGTCTGGATATTCCTGAGGATTTAATTATGTCAGTTCTCAGGCAAGAAACCATAAACCAGTCTATACTCCCCGTCTTTGTGGGATCTTCATTGAAGAACAAGGGTGTTCAGCCTGTCCTGGACGGCATCATATCCTATCTTCCCGCCCCGGAGGATATAAAAGAGATCGAAGCACTTCATGTAAAGAAAGATGAAACAATACTTCTGCAGAGAACTGTCAAGGAGAATCCCTCAGGACTCATCTTTAAAATCCAACAGGATAAAGAGGCGGGATCTCTTTGCTATGTGCGTGTCTATTCTGGAGAGTTCAAATCTGGATCTCCTGTGATGAATGCGAACAAAAGAAAAAGAGAGAGAATCAACCGGCTTCTTAGGATGCATTCCAATCATCATGAACAGATCAATTCGGTCAGTGCAGGGGATATCGCCGTGATTGTGGGGATGAAAATGGCTCAGACGGGGGATACCATCTGCAGTGAAGGTTTTCCTGTGATTCTGGAGAATCTGGAATTTCCGGAACCGGTTATCTCTGTGGCCATAGAGCCTAAGACTATGAGTGATCAGGATAAGTTGAGAACTGTCCTGGATACGCTTCAAAAAGAGGATCCTACTTTCAAGGTCTCAGAAAATGAAGAGACCGGACAGTTGATCATTTCTGGAATGGGTGAACTGCATCTAGATGTTCTGGTCACCAGAATTACCGATGATTATAAGGTGGAAGCCAAAGTTGGTAAGCCTCAGGTTTCCTATAGGGAATCCATCACAAAAACTGTGACTCATAATGAAGTTTTCAACCGTGTTTTAGCCGGTAAAGAAAATGATGCAAATATTACTCTCAAGATTGAACCCCTTCCCCGGGGTGAAGCCAATAAATTTACGAGTACAATTCCTAAAAATAAATTACCGGCGAATCTTGTAAACGCTGTTGAAAGAGGCGTTACCAATGCATTGCAATCGGGCACTTTGATGGGGTATGCCACCATCAATGTGGGTGTTACCCTGACAGATGCAATTTACAATGAACTCACATCCAGTGAGCTGGCCTTTGAAACAGCAGGTGCGCTTGGTTTTGACAATGCCTGCCGTAAAGCGGCACCCGTGTTGCTTGAACCCATTATGGAAGTGGATATCATGTGTCCTCCCGAATATGTTGGGGATGTTATCAGTCAGATTACCCAGAGGGGCGGCATGGTCAACTCCATGGAATCCAGACCCGCCTATGAACTCGTAAAAGCCCAGACACCTTTAGTTAAAATGTTTGGATACACAACCTCTTTGAGGAGCCAAACCCAGGGACGGGGAACATTTTCTATGGAATTCTCACATTTTTCTGCTAAATCTGAATAA
- a CDS encoding polysaccharide deacetylase family protein — protein MAKIIKIKSMGGSDWYKNRPGSLHTNHNMQPILKKDRKKLQAIILTLIIILSLFLFIYCRTLPPLNDHHEAEAIPETPITPSKPSVEPEQSQDRQLENLNKIIDLDYSGQHLQGVFWGEHEFQKRIYLTFDDGPNLSPFNLNGKTTTVIESILDTLDSYGFKAVFFINGKNLEYTSPAEKKKLLSVLLRIIRNGHLLGNHSYHHYNLAKGIFSDGQSDMDDISHEFMMTQSALDEILGFSYPMILIRPPYAEPGRTSDLDQWLMNEGYYLISLQYDSYDYAYSPDGRWDQQGIMTRMTELLDKEEKGGVLLLHELESSAKLLPELLERVILEKGFIIEPLEDLLQKKYSR, from the coding sequence ATGGCAAAAATAATAAAAATCAAATCAATGGGTGGATCCGACTGGTATAAAAACAGGCCGGGTTCGCTACATACTAATCACAACATGCAGCCGATCCTCAAGAAAGACAGAAAGAAGTTACAGGCTATTATATTGACTCTAATAATTATTCTGAGCCTCTTTCTCTTTATTTACTGCCGAACACTTCCACCACTAAACGATCACCATGAAGCTGAAGCGATCCCTGAAACTCCCATTACTCCCTCAAAGCCAAGTGTAGAACCTGAACAGTCTCAGGATCGGCAACTGGAAAATCTTAATAAAATCATAGATTTAGACTATTCTGGACAACATCTTCAAGGAGTATTCTGGGGCGAACATGAATTTCAAAAGAGAATATATTTGACCTTTGATGATGGTCCGAATCTTTCTCCCTTCAATTTGAACGGGAAAACCACCACTGTCATTGAATCAATCCTTGACACACTCGATTCTTACGGCTTCAAAGCAGTATTTTTTATCAACGGTAAGAACCTTGAATACACAAGCCCTGCAGAGAAGAAAAAACTGCTATCCGTTCTATTGAGAATTATCCGGAATGGCCATCTGCTGGGAAATCACAGTTATCATCATTATAATCTGGCTAAGGGTATATTCAGTGATGGCCAAAGTGATATGGATGATATAAGCCATGAGTTTATGATGACCCAGTCTGCCCTGGATGAAATTCTAGGATTTTCTTATCCAATGATTCTAATCAGACCCCCTTATGCCGAACCGGGAAGAACATCAGATTTGGACCAATGGCTGATGAATGAAGGGTATTATCTGATTTCACTGCAGTATGACAGTTATGATTATGCGTATTCACCAGATGGACGTTGGGATCAACAGGGAATCATGACAAGGATGACAGAGTTGCTGGATAAAGAAGAGAAGGGGGGAGTCCTTCTCCTCCATGAACTTGAAAGCTCGGCTAAATTGCTTCCGGAGCTCCTGGAAAGAGTCATCTTGGAAAAGGGATTCATCATAGAACCCTTAGAGGATTTGCTCCAAAAAAAATACAGCCGGTAA
- the fusA gene encoding elongation factor G, translating to MAFTTDTIRNIAVCGHGGTGKTTLVEQILFNAGVISKAETVDSGRTVSDFTEEEIEKKISIHSSLTNVAWKDTKINIFDTPGSSDFVGEVVSSFRASESAVMLIGARSSVQIETVKLWRRLDARDMPRIAFINKMEKTRADFFKVLEDLKEFKITAIPLTIPMGQAENYDGVINLMNMKAYRKDGGGKEENAIDIPDEYKAMAEEYHLKMIEMAAEGDDELTEKYFEEGTLSLEDAKKGLREGLFDNRFVPVFCGSAIENSGITPLMDFIVFESPAPGRVEEPCVSGETSRMVSSDGAVSGIIFKTMIDKFAGKMSYVKVITGKLASNSEVYNSREEKKERVNKIFLCEGKDLKETNEVLAGDIAVLTKVESLKTNDTICTSDEVIHYKSLSLPHPVYTLAINAENQKEEDKMSAQLHKVAEEDLTFTIHYNEETKETVISGMGELHINIILEKLLKNYKINVSRRTPKVPYRETINSSAEAEYTHKKQSGGHGQYGKVCLRIHPLERGQFFEMTNDIKGGSISKGYMPGIEKGLLESMNEGFLAGYPLMDIGVSIFDGKEHPVDSSEMAFKLAAKHALKEAVEKAKPTLLEPVMNLTVFVEDQFLGDVLSDLSTKRGRVLDQKPVGGGIQSIMAQVPQGELMRYSIDLKSMTSGTGAFEVEFSHYDPVSGKIAQEIIKASELE from the coding sequence GTGGCTTTTACAACCGATACCATCAGAAACATTGCAGTTTGCGGGCATGGAGGCACCGGTAAAACGACTCTGGTTGAACAGATTCTTTTTAATGCCGGTGTTATATCCAAAGCTGAAACAGTGGATTCAGGTCGTACTGTCAGTGATTTTACAGAAGAAGAAATAGAAAAAAAGATTTCCATTCATTCATCTCTCACTAACGTTGCTTGGAAAGATACAAAGATTAATATTTTTGATACTCCCGGCTCTTCTGATTTTGTGGGTGAAGTTGTTTCATCCTTCAGAGCCTCCGAATCTGCGGTCATGCTCATTGGTGCCAGGTCCAGTGTACAGATAGAAACTGTAAAGCTCTGGAGGCGTCTGGATGCCAGAGACATGCCTCGTATAGCATTTATTAATAAAATGGAAAAAACCAGGGCTGATTTTTTTAAGGTTCTTGAGGATCTCAAGGAGTTTAAAATTACGGCGATTCCTCTCACAATCCCCATGGGTCAGGCAGAAAACTACGATGGTGTTATTAACCTCATGAATATGAAAGCCTATCGAAAGGATGGCGGCGGAAAAGAGGAAAATGCCATTGATATCCCTGATGAATATAAAGCCATGGCCGAAGAATATCATTTGAAAATGATTGAAATGGCTGCTGAAGGTGATGATGAGCTGACTGAAAAGTATTTTGAAGAGGGTACTCTCTCATTAGAAGATGCAAAAAAGGGCCTTCGGGAAGGATTATTTGATAATCGTTTTGTACCTGTTTTCTGTGGTAGTGCCATTGAGAATTCCGGTATTACACCCCTTATGGATTTTATTGTTTTTGAATCACCCGCACCTGGTCGTGTTGAAGAACCCTGTGTCAGCGGTGAAACATCCAGAATGGTTTCCTCCGATGGTGCCGTCTCCGGGATTATTTTTAAGACAATGATCGATAAATTTGCAGGAAAAATGTCTTATGTAAAGGTTATCACTGGGAAATTGGCAAGTAACAGTGAGGTTTATAATTCAAGGGAAGAGAAAAAAGAAAGGGTCAACAAAATCTTCCTATGCGAAGGAAAAGATCTGAAAGAAACCAATGAGGTCCTTGCCGGAGATATTGCGGTTTTGACAAAGGTGGAATCTCTGAAAACCAATGATACAATCTGTACTTCAGACGAAGTGATCCATTATAAATCCCTCTCCCTTCCTCATCCTGTGTATACCCTGGCTATTAATGCAGAGAATCAGAAGGAAGAGGATAAGATGTCCGCCCAACTCCATAAGGTGGCAGAAGAAGATCTGACTTTCACTATCCACTATAATGAAGAAACGAAAGAGACCGTTATTTCTGGAATGGGCGAACTTCATATCAATATTATTCTTGAAAAACTCCTTAAGAATTACAAGATCAATGTGAGTCGAAGAACCCCTAAAGTCCCCTATCGTGAAACGATTAACAGTTCTGCAGAGGCCGAATATACCCATAAGAAGCAGTCCGGTGGTCATGGGCAATACGGGAAGGTTTGTCTGAGAATCCATCCCCTGGAGAGGGGGCAGTTCTTTGAAATGACCAATGATATAAAGGGTGGCTCCATCAGTAAAGGGTATATGCCTGGCATCGAAAAAGGCCTTTTGGAAAGTATGAACGAAGGGTTTCTGGCTGGATATCCTCTTATGGATATCGGTGTGTCCATTTTTGATGGAAAAGAGCATCCTGTTGATTCATCGGAGATGGCTTTCAAACTGGCTGCTAAACACGCTTTAAAAGAGGCCGTTGAGAAGGCCAAGCCGACATTGCTTGAACCGGTTATGAATTTAACTGTGTTTGTGGAAGATCAGTTTTTGGGTGATGTCTTATCAGATCTTTCGACTAAAAGAGGACGGGTACTCGATCAGAAGCCTGTTGGAGGTGGAATTCAGTCTATCATGGCCCAAGTTCCCCAGGGAGAATTGATGCGTTACAGCATTGATTTGAAATCTATGACTTCCGGAACAGGGGCTTTTGAAGTAGAATTTAGTCATTATGATCCAGTGAGTGGAAAAATTGCACAGGAGATCATCAAGGCTTCAGAACTTGAATAG
- a CDS encoding citrate/2-methylcitrate synthase — protein sequence MKMNEKRDQFLKKYSGIMDTHNRIPLDLYERYNVKRGLRNSDGTGVLVGLTEIGDVHGYIMEEGDKIPVEGVLRYRGIDVKELSKGFQQEKRFGFEETIFLLLFGYLPSSEELSNFNEQIGDFRELPDQFTEDMILKAPSNNIMNKLARSVLAAYSFDDYAEDISVWNMLRQSVKLIAQLPTMAAYAYQAKAYYYMGKSLFIHKPDPSLSTAENLLLMIRPNRKYKDIEAEILDLSLVLHAEHGGGNNSAFSTHVVSSSGTDTYSAIAAAIGSLKGPLHGGANIQVARMMDDIKKHVSDWKSDKEISEYVTKILMKDAFDKKGLIYGMGHAVYTLSDPRAEILKEKARELAASSDRMDEFCLFEKIENLVPGIFQKLKNNDKPLCANVDFYSGFVYSILNIPEDLYTPIFAIARIPGWCAHRVEEIVSGGRIIRPAYKSVSPRVPYSSLKNRG from the coding sequence ATGAAAATGAATGAAAAGCGCGATCAGTTTTTAAAAAAATACTCAGGAATCATGGATACTCATAACAGAATACCCTTGGATCTTTATGAACGGTATAATGTCAAAAGGGGACTGCGAAATTCCGATGGTACAGGTGTCCTTGTCGGATTAACCGAAATTGGAGATGTTCATGGTTATATCATGGAAGAGGGAGACAAAATACCTGTTGAGGGTGTACTCCGATACAGGGGTATTGATGTAAAAGAACTTTCAAAGGGGTTCCAGCAGGAAAAGCGTTTTGGTTTTGAAGAAACCATTTTCCTTCTCCTTTTCGGATACCTTCCCTCATCCGAGGAGTTAAGCAATTTCAATGAGCAAATTGGTGATTTCAGAGAACTTCCAGATCAGTTCACAGAAGATATGATCCTTAAGGCTCCCAGTAATAACATCATGAATAAACTGGCACGATCTGTCCTGGCAGCTTACTCATTTGATGACTATGCAGAGGATATTTCTGTTTGGAATATGCTCAGACAGAGTGTTAAACTCATTGCACAACTGCCTACAATGGCGGCTTATGCTTACCAGGCCAAGGCCTATTATTACATGGGTAAGAGTCTTTTCATTCATAAACCCGATCCCTCATTGAGCACGGCCGAAAATCTTCTTCTTATGATCCGTCCAAATAGAAAATATAAAGATATTGAAGCTGAAATTTTAGACCTTTCACTGGTCCTCCACGCTGAGCACGGCGGTGGTAACAATTCCGCTTTTTCAACCCATGTTGTTTCTTCATCCGGTACGGATACCTATAGTGCCATAGCAGCGGCGATTGGTTCTTTGAAGGGTCCTCTCCATGGTGGGGCCAACATTCAGGTTGCCCGGATGATGGATGATATCAAAAAACATGTATCAGACTGGAAGAGTGATAAAGAGATTTCTGAATATGTCACAAAAATTTTAATGAAGGATGCCTTTGATAAGAAAGGTCTCATATATGGCATGGGTCATGCTGTTTATACTCTATCCGATCCCAGAGCCGAAATCTTAAAAGAGAAAGCCAGAGAACTGGCGGCCAGCTCCGATAGAATGGATGAATTCTGTCTGTTCGAGAAGATTGAAAATCTTGTGCCTGGAATCTTTCAAAAACTTAAAAACAATGACAAACCTTTATGCGCCAATGTCGACTTCTACTCCGGATTTGTTTACAGCATCCTGAACATACCAGAAGATCTGTATACACCTATATTTGCCATTGCCCGTATTCCTGGTTGGTGTGCCCATAGGGTCGAAGAAATTGTCAGCGGAGGAAGAATCATCAGGCCAGCATACAAGAGTGTGAGCCCTCGAGTTCCCTATTCTTCCCTGAAAAATCGAGGCTAA
- a CDS encoding HIT domain-containing protein: protein MEETIFDKIIAGQLPSDKVYEDENVLAFRDINPQAPVHVLVVPKKKVKDFIEIQHNDVTQTGIFFNTVSKVASLLGLEKGGYRIVLNCGEDGQQTVEYLHAHILGDRKMNWPPG, encoded by the coding sequence ATGGAAGAAACCATTTTTGATAAAATAATAGCCGGACAACTTCCGTCTGATAAAGTTTATGAGGATGAGAATGTGCTGGCTTTCAGAGACATCAATCCCCAGGCTCCGGTTCACGTCCTGGTAGTACCCAAGAAGAAAGTAAAGGATTTTATTGAAATTCAACACAATGATGTGACACAAACGGGGATTTTTTTTAACACTGTTTCTAAAGTCGCCTCTCTTTTGGGACTGGAGAAGGGTGGTTATAGGATTGTGTTAAACTGTGGTGAGGATGGACAGCAAACAGTGGAATACCTCCATGCCCATATACTTGGTGATAGAAAAATGAATTGGCCTCCGGGTTGA